One window of Thermococcus sp. genomic DNA carries:
- the lysS gene encoding lysine--tRNA ligase, with protein sequence MVHWADYMAEKIIRERGDKEEYVVESGITPSGYVHIGNFREFFTAYIVGHALRDRGKRVRHIHMWDDYDRFRKVPKNVPPEWKEHLTKPVSEVPDPWGCHESYADHFMEKFEEEVRKLGIEADFLHARELYKSGEYAEKIKLAMEKRDEIKAILDKYREIAKQPPLEEGWQPVMVYCPKCRREAEFVSWDGEWKVKYRCEHCGSEGETDIREGNVKLRWRVDWPMRWAHFKVDFEPAGKDHLAAGSSYDTGKEISEKVFGWKAPMTLMYEFVGIKGQKGKMSGSKGNVILLSDLYEVLEPGIIRFIYAKARPNKELKIDLGLGLLNLYDEFDKVERIYFGLEKAKNREEEEELKRTYELSMPKIPERLTAQAPFRFLVTLVQMPHLDENGIIRVLQEQGHVPEELTEEDVERIRTRIRLARNWVEKYAPDNVKFSLLERPPEIELEPEIREAMLEVAEWLERHEKFTVDELNNVLFDSAKKRGIPSKKWFRTLYRLFIGKDRGPRLAPFLASLDRQFVIKRLRLEG encoded by the coding sequence ATGGTTCACTGGGCTGACTACATGGCCGAGAAGATAATCCGTGAAAGGGGCGATAAGGAGGAGTACGTTGTCGAGAGCGGGATAACTCCGAGCGGTTACGTTCACATAGGCAATTTTAGGGAGTTCTTTACCGCTTACATAGTCGGTCACGCCCTCCGGGACAGAGGCAAGAGGGTTCGCCACATCCACATGTGGGACGACTACGACCGCTTTAGAAAGGTTCCCAAGAACGTTCCGCCGGAGTGGAAGGAGCACCTAACAAAGCCCGTCAGCGAGGTTCCCGACCCTTGGGGCTGTCACGAGAGCTATGCAGACCACTTCATGGAGAAGTTTGAGGAGGAAGTGAGAAAGCTCGGCATTGAGGCTGACTTTCTCCACGCGAGGGAGCTCTACAAGAGCGGTGAGTACGCGGAGAAGATAAAGCTTGCCATGGAAAAGAGGGACGAAATAAAGGCCATCCTTGACAAATACCGCGAGATAGCCAAACAGCCCCCCCTTGAGGAAGGCTGGCAGCCGGTTATGGTCTACTGCCCGAAATGCAGGAGGGAGGCGGAGTTCGTTTCCTGGGACGGCGAATGGAAGGTTAAGTACCGTTGCGAGCACTGCGGGAGCGAGGGAGAGACAGACATCCGTGAGGGAAACGTAAAATTGAGATGGCGCGTTGACTGGCCCATGCGCTGGGCACACTTCAAGGTGGACTTTGAGCCCGCTGGAAAGGACCACTTGGCTGCTGGAAGCTCCTACGATACCGGCAAGGAGATATCGGAGAAGGTCTTCGGCTGGAAGGCCCCGATGACCCTCATGTACGAGTTCGTGGGAATCAAGGGGCAGAAGGGCAAGATGAGTGGTTCAAAGGGTAACGTTATACTCCTCAGCGACCTCTACGAGGTTCTTGAGCCGGGCATAATCCGCTTCATCTACGCGAAGGCGAGGCCGAACAAGGAGCTTAAGATTGACCTCGGTTTGGGCCTCCTCAACCTCTACGACGAGTTCGATAAGGTGGAAAGGATATACTTCGGTCTTGAAAAGGCCAAGAACAGGGAGGAGGAAGAGGAACTCAAGAGAACCTATGAACTGTCAATGCCAAAAATTCCCGAAAGGTTAACTGCTCAGGCCCCGTTCCGCTTCCTTGTTACGCTCGTTCAGATGCCCCACCTCGATGAGAATGGCATAATCCGCGTTCTTCAGGAGCAGGGCCACGTTCCCGAAGAGCTTACGGAGGAGGACGTGGAAAGAATAAGAACGCGCATAAGGCTCGCCAGAAACTGGGTCGAGAAGTACGCTCCAGATAATGTGAAGTTCAGCCTGCTTGAGAGGCCACCCGAGATAGAGCTTGAGCCGGAAATCAGGGAGGCAATGCTCGAAGTTGCCGAATGGCTGGAAAGGCACGAGAAGTTCACCGTTGACGAGCTCAACAACGTTCTCTTCGACTCTGCCAAAAAGCGTGGAATTCCAAGCAAAAAGTGGTTTAGAACCCTCTACAGGCTCTTCATAGGAAAGGACCGCGGGCCGAGGCTTGCCCCCTTCCT
- a CDS encoding PhoI, whose product MEVELERMQIFFPASLEIQEELLKAGFKVPYYKETGRKTPVPVVVSSKAERRLRQNRLLKAKDFESDGKFALVPEERAVMEIDVTEKGFLILRPKPLEYHLEDIGFVSVPPRIWGTWASFSIPFSFYETLADFLSEFKSDETNGIYLASRGAGKRIEVYAYKGRTRKDLGIPVFGYTLGLHGLSLAGEYLREKAEENGVPEERLRYLKLGLRKKKETKAGLKVGVVWEDGRPSEITLKLSTTEPRIKVQGLYGELVGKSRGEPTRTDEWYIVVHAGDFIGALRRVVSAFG is encoded by the coding sequence ATGGAAGTTGAACTGGAGAGGATGCAGATTTTCTTTCCTGCGTCGCTTGAAATACAGGAGGAGCTATTGAAGGCGGGCTTTAAGGTTCCCTACTACAAGGAAACTGGAAGGAAGACACCGGTTCCAGTCGTGGTAAGCTCAAAGGCCGAGAGACGCCTTAGGCAGAACAGGCTTCTCAAAGCGAAGGACTTTGAAAGCGACGGGAAGTTCGCACTGGTGCCAGAGGAGAGGGCTGTTATGGAAATCGACGTGACGGAAAAGGGTTTTCTAATCCTCCGACCGAAGCCCCTCGAATACCACCTCGAAGATATCGGCTTCGTTTCGGTTCCGCCAAGGATATGGGGGACGTGGGCAAGCTTTTCGATACCGTTCTCTTTCTACGAAACGCTGGCAGACTTTTTGAGCGAGTTCAAAAGTGATGAGACGAACGGCATCTACCTAGCTTCCCGCGGGGCGGGGAAAAGAATAGAGGTCTACGCCTACAAGGGGAGAACGAGAAAAGACCTCGGGATTCCCGTCTTCGGCTACACCCTTGGACTTCACGGGCTGAGCTTAGCGGGCGAATACCTCCGCGAAAAAGCTGAGGAAAACGGCGTTCCGGAGGAGAGGCTCCGCTACCTCAAGCTGGGCCTCAGAAAGAAGAAGGAGACCAAAGCGGGCCTGAAGGTTGGGGTCGTTTGGGAGGACGGAAGGCCCAGCGAGATAACGCTGAAACTCTCAACAACCGAGCCGAGGATTAAGGTTCAAGGGCTTTACGGCGAGTTAGTTGGAAAATCTCGTGGGGAACCAACGAGAACCGACGAGTGGTACATCGTGGTTCACGCTGGCGATTTCATTGGAGCTCTCCGCAGGGTGGTGAGCGCTTTCGGGTGA